The DNA sequence AATTTGGGAACATAAATCAGATTATATTTGTTCTATGTAAGTTGATAAGTTTCACATAGTATATTTTTAGAAAAAGAAGATATATTATGGTTAAGAAGAAAAAGGTAACATCAAAACAAATTCCTATAAAACGAAACAAACCACCCCCCTAAAGGCAAGTACTCTGTAAAGAGTTAAAATCAGGGTACTTGTTTGCCCCTTTTCTAAGATTGAATTCAAAATTAAAGATATGTTTCAAACCTATCTCTTGATATTGATATCTTAAATCTCACGATAATTAAAAAATACATTTACAGATAAACCTTAAGGAGAATGCTATGATTGAAGTGCAAGGACTTTGTATGCATTATGGTCCGACGGTAGCGTTAGATAATGTCTCCTTTACCGTAGGAAGGGGAGAAATAGTAGGGCTTCTGGGACCAAATGGTGCAGGTAAGACAACAACCATGAGAATTCTTGCCACACATATCATGCCGGTTAGTGGTTCAGCAAAAATCGGTGAATTTGATGTATTGAAAAATCCTATGAAAGTACGCAGCATCCTGGGATATTTGCCTGAGAATGCACCCTTATATCCTGAAATGGAGGTTGCTGAATATCTCAATTTTGTCTCACAGGCAAGAAACCTTACCGGGAAAATGAAAAAGGATCGCATAGATTGGGTTCTGATACACTGTAATATTAAAAACGTTTATTACCGCCCCATAGGCGAATTGTCTAAGGGATACAGACAAAGAGTGGGTCTGGCACAGGCATTAATACATGATCCTAAAGTGTTGATTCTGGATGAACCGACCTCTGGGCTTGATCCTGTGCAGATTATGAGTATTAGAAGACTCATTCGTGAACTGGCCAAGGAAAAAACGATTATCCTGAGTACACATGTCCTGCAGGAAGCCGCATCCGTCAGCGATAAACTCGTTATTATTGATCGCGGCCGTATTGTAGGCAAGGGTACTGTAGATGAGTTAGCTCAATCCATGCAATCGCGTTCTTCTTTACACTTTACCGTAAGGGCACCTGCTCATGAAGTAAGGAAATCTTTATCTGTAATGCCCAAAATTACGAGAGTAGATGTTGTAAGTGAAAAAGAGGGTATTGTGGATACCCTGGTAGAAAGTAATACAAAGGATGGTATCTGGGAAGAGCTCTCTGCTATTGCGCGTATGAATGGTTGGAGTATCAAAGAGATACGTGAGTGTTCCCTTTCTCTTGAAGATGTATTTCTATCGCTCGTCGATAAAGAAAAAATAGAAGGATAAGGAGGAAGCATGAGAAATTTATTCACTATTTTTCGTAAGGAGTTTGCAGGTTATTTCATATCTCCTATTGCATATATCTTTATTATCGTTTTTCTGGTAATAAGCTGTGGTCTCTTTATGACAGGTTTTTTCCTCATGGGCATCGCCGAAATGCGGGCATATTTTACTATGCTACCATGGGTATTGATCATCTTTATTCCTGCTATTTCCATGCGATTGTGGTCCGAAGAACGCAAGTCTGGCACGCTAGCCTTACTGCAAAGCCTGCCTATTTCAAGCTCGCAACTCGTACTGGGAAAATTCTTCGCCAGCCTCGTTTTCTATATTACAGCATTGGCAGGAACGTTTCCTATTCCGTTAATGCTGTCGGTTATCGGCACACCAGATTGGGGACCTATTTTTGGTGGATATGTGGGTGCTATCTTTCTGGGTGGCTTTTACCTTGCTAATGGTATTTTCATCAGTGCATTTTTTAAGGATCAGATCGTATCCTTCATCCTCGCTATGGTGCAATGTTTTATTTTTTATATGCTCGGAACTGATTTTATTGCAACATTTATTGATAGCTGGATTCCGCAACTTGGATCGTTCCTCAGTTCAACACTAGGATTAGCCTCTCACTTCTCTGCCATTGAGCGCGGCGTTATTGACATCAAAGACATTGTATACTTTCTCTCCTTTACCATTGCATTTCTTATCCTTAACATGTACACCCTTGAAAGCAGTATCAAACTTCACTCGCGGGGTAAGTTTGCAATAAACTGTTTTATTATCATAGGTATTGCAACTATGATTAATATAATTATTAATCCATTACATCTCGGACGTTTCGATCTGACGAAGAATAATATTTATACGGTAAGTGAATCCTCCCGAAAGGTATTGAGCCGTCTCAAGGATGTACCGATTGAAATCACCTACTACGTAACCCCAAAGTCCAAGATGCCAACGGCAATGAAGACACTCGAACAGGACGTAGCAGATAAGTTAAAAGAATTCCAAAATCTCAACAAAAATATTAAGGTTAACGTTGTAGATCCTACCAAGGGTATTGAAGATGTAGGAATAAATGAAAAGGATACAACAGAGTTAGCACAAAAAATCCAGGAGAAAGTTGAAGTACTTCAGAATAAAGGAATCGTTCCTTTCAATGCACAGAGTATCGAACGGGATTCCTTTAATATCAAACGTATATATAGTGCAATCAGCATATCATACCTTGATAAGAAAGAAGAAGTTATACCTCAAGTGGTACCACAGAATTTAAACACTCTGGAATACGAGTTAGTATCCAGAATATACCGTATGACCCTGAACGAAAAACCCAAGGTAGCACTCTTTTCTCCGGTGGAATACCCAGATCCACGCTTAAAAGATCCTGCTATGAGAAAAATTATCATGCAGATGGGTCAGCAACTTCCTCCTCCCCACGATAATTATTCAATGATCGCAACCTCCCTCCGACAACAGGGGTATGACGTCAGGAAAGTAGAACTAACCGAGGATTCATCTATTCCAGATGGAACAAAAACCCTGATAATACTAAAACCGGATAATCTTAATGAACGACAGCGTTATGAGGTGAATAAGGCCCTGGCATCAGGAACAAATCTTCTCATAGCAGTACAGACGTATAATTACACCTATACTCCTGACCACAGACGTGGTGTTCAGGTAACTCCAATTAAGATTGAATCAGGTGTTAATCCGTTACTTTCATCATTTGGAATTACCGTAAGCGATCAGATTCTTATGGATGCTAACCATGAGACCCTGGCAATTCCCAGTAGAGAAGAAGTTGGCATATTCTCTGTTATTCAGAATCAACCAGTTAGGCTGCCAATGCATATACGTGTACTGGATAAAAACATGAATAAAGAGGTCTCCATTACCGATCAATTGGATGCGCTTTTCTATCTGTGGGGAACAGCGCTGGATGTAGATTCAAAGAAGATACAGGATCTTCAATTAC is a window from the Candidatus Jettenia sp. genome containing:
- a CDS encoding ABC transporter ATP-binding protein, producing the protein MIEVQGLCMHYGPTVALDNVSFTVGRGEIVGLLGPNGAGKTTTMRILATHIMPVSGSAKIGEFDVLKNPMKVRSILGYLPENAPLYPEMEVAEYLNFVSQARNLTGKMKKDRIDWVLIHCNIKNVYYRPIGELSKGYRQRVGLAQALIHDPKVLILDEPTSGLDPVQIMSIRRLIRELAKEKTIILSTHVLQEAASVSDKLVIIDRGRIVGKGTVDELAQSMQSRSSLHFTVRAPAHEVRKSLSVMPKITRVDVVSEKEGIVDTLVESNTKDGIWEELSAIARMNGWSIKEIRECSLSLEDVFLSLVDKEKIEG
- a CDS encoding Gldg family protein, with translation MRNLFTIFRKEFAGYFISPIAYIFIIVFLVISCGLFMTGFFLMGIAEMRAYFTMLPWVLIIFIPAISMRLWSEERKSGTLALLQSLPISSSQLVLGKFFASLVFYITALAGTFPIPLMLSVIGTPDWGPIFGGYVGAIFLGGFYLANGIFISAFFKDQIVSFILAMVQCFIFYMLGTDFIATFIDSWIPQLGSFLSSTLGLASHFSAIERGVIDIKDIVYFLSFTIAFLILNMYTLESSIKLHSRGKFAINCFIIIGIATMINIIINPLHLGRFDLTKNNIYTVSESSRKVLSRLKDVPIEITYYVTPKSKMPTAMKTLEQDVADKLKEFQNLNKNIKVNVVDPTKGIEDVGINEKDTTELAQKIQEKVEVLQNKGIVPFNAQSIERDSFNIKRIYSAISISYLDKKEEVIPQVVPQNLNTLEYELVSRIYRMTLNEKPKVALFSPVEYPDPRLKDPAMRKIIMQMGQQLPPPHDNYSMIATSLRQQGYDVRKVELTEDSSIPDGTKTLIILKPDNLNERQRYEVNKALASGTNLLIAVQTYNYTYTPDHRRGVQVTPIKIESGVNPLLSSFGITVSDQILMDANHETLAIPSREEVGIFSVIQNQPVRLPMHIRVLDKNMNKEVSITDQLDALFYLWGTALDVDSKKIQDLQLQSKTLAYSGNTTWTIPGKTETITKTDITSDLHDIKPNLPLAVLIEGKFPFVYKGKDIPKWEEQSSSKNPIPDTSEEKEEKNTEGLAPEIENMPAKAIIIGCAEMFNDHVITAAGNPLFFLNAIDALTLGEELIDIRSKGKGAEYIDELSSGTKLFYKCFTVIFIPLVWIIVGIVRTYIRRRRRVVYQKMIIASIR